The Capsicum annuum cultivar UCD-10X-F1 unplaced genomic scaffold, UCD10Xv1.1 ctg78511, whole genome shotgun sequence nucleotide sequence TTTCTACTTGATGACAATAATCAAAATCAGACACGCGAATTTGTAGTTTATCTATTAATTGTTATTGTTTTTTAGAAAACATACCCGACACACGACATACCGAATGAGAACTTGTTGATTTCTGTCCATCTGTCGCAACTGGACTAACTTTCTGAAGTATAactgtttttcttcttttgaatgGTTGTTCAGTTGATACAGGTTTAGCCAAATGAGCATTTCTTAAAAATTTCTGAGTAGGTCCAGTGGTGAAATCATCATAGTCGTCATCTCTAGTGACAACACGCGATTGATCTTCATCACCTGCCGTTTGTATTTTTGCAGCAACAGAAGTGGAAGCAGCAGATATTGGATCAAAAACCAcaaaattctcaaagaaaaacAAATCTAAAGTACGGACTTCTTTGTTTGTAGGCTGTAAATTCTTGAAAGAAcactgaaaaaattattttaaaataaaatattagaactTCGAAAAAGtgagtataaaataaaaatatttaacatgtTATACAATTACCTTACTGAACATGCCAGACATAAAAGATTCGTACTTAGGCCTTGTACACTCAACAGACCAGTTAAGTATTCTTGGGATGATGTTTCCATGTTGCAAAGCAGTTTTTTTATCTAACGTAGAGCAACACTCAAAAATCTAGATATTTAGAGCGTGGGGCATTCCACCCAAAGAATATAACTGCTTTGCGACTCTGAAATCCTGCCGCCATAAGTTGATCGACTTTTCAAAAGTTATCTTTCCCTATGGAAAGTGTATGTAGCGACCAACCTCGACCATTTGGAAGTGAGCTACACTGATTGGTGCTTCTTTATGCTGAGATAACATGAATgtatgaataaaatataatatcgtAAGGTTCAAAGCATCTTCAGAGTTCTCGAAATTTCCCATCTTCACACGTGTTATCAGTTTTGACCTAGTTATACCACCTCCAGATTCAGGAAAATACTTCAACATCAAAGGGGATTTTGATGATGAAGTATACATAAACTCATCAATATCACTGGTGCATTTCAGGCCGGTGATAATGGCAAATTCAAGCATGGTAAATTTCAAAATCTTCCCCTGCACACACACATGTATCTCATCCTTAATATCTTGTTGAATTTCTAGCATAAGGAGACATTTTGAAATCTTCCCAATCCAGTTGCACTGTGGAAGGTCAAGAAAAATTCCAAATAACGTATATCTAAATGTCCCCAAAACATCTTCTCCAAAATAAGACTTTATGTCTCCAGCAAAACCACAGTTGCATAAGCTCAAAATATGCAAAGAGTGCTCCGGGATTTTATCTATATGATATTTCATGCcctggaaaaaaaaaatacaataattgcATAAAAAGTTACACATTTTTTAGATGCAATAATGTATAATGTTGCATACTAGAATAGTTCACATTAAAAACATGTATGacatatcagttattcagatgTATAAAGTCACTTTATACATTATTAAAACCTCACTAAATTCAATGTCACTTCATAAATTCAATGTCATTAGCAGATGTATAATGTCACTTTATACATTATGAAACCTCACTAAATGTATAACATCAACTAAACCATAAAATGACTTTTATGTATAATAAGAGTATGGAAAGCAATGTATAATGGAATGTATAAGCAAtgtataatactataataattcaGATTATATACATGAATGACATATAAGTTATTCAGATGTATAATGTCACTTTATATATTATGAAAACCTCACTAAATTCAATGTCACTTCATAAATTCAATGTCATTAGCAGATGTATAATGTCACTTTATACATTAAGAAAACCTCACTAAACATATATGTATAATGTACAATGTATAATGTCAGATTAAACACGCATTCACCTTAAACAATGTATAATATCAGATTATACATTGTATACATTAATAATCAAGTATATACAATGTATAATGTCAGATTAAACAACTCACCTTAAACATATATGACATGTAATGTTGTCAGAATGTATAATGCAACATTATACATAACAAAAACTTCATAAATGTATAATAACACACCCAGATTCAAATGCCTCTTATATGTAATAAAAACATCCAATGTATAAGTAAAGTATAATGTTTTATCAATATCTTCGAAAGACGTGGTCTACCGGAATCATCAAATTTCTTACTTGCCGTTTTTGAAGTTGATTTCTCTGATTTGGAAGTGGTGGcttccttcaattttttcattgTTGTGGGATCGTTTCGATGCTTTGAACGATTCTCTGCGAAATCGGATTCTTCAAAATGAAATGTACCAGGAACAAACCCAACAGGTATatctaactgactaagtcctaaactaaagttAGGACAAGAATCCATTAGCAATTTTTTTCAGTAATTTGACTAATCCGAATCAACTACGAAACTTGAAAAAACTTGCAAAAATGTGGTAAATCCTTAAAAACAAACATGCATTCATAAAATAAActggaaaatacaaaaataggtaattttgaaaaaaaacaaaaaaacaaatcaagaatCGAAAATGTATTATATGAAGAAAGCATAAAAATCGAACTACTAAACTTGAAAATACTTGAAAAATACGGTAAAAACAAACATGCAACCACAACAAATATACGgtcaatttcaaaaattgaaaaggttggaaaaaaaaagaaaaaaaaaaactcttcaaACTTACAAATTGTAACCCCCAGAAACACGATTCTTCAATTTTGCCGAGAATAAGGGGATTCAATTATGGAGTAATTATCGGGTGTTGTGAGAGGATATGGGGGAGTAAAATACGGAAGAGAAAACCTCTTTAGATATGTATAATGTTTTAAGagaaagaaagttgaaaataaagggatttttgtaaatattttggtGTATGTGTAAATACTTTGCCAAATTGGTATATTATGTAATAAGGAAATTTTAGTtggtgtatatatgtaaattttagattttttaaaagtgaaaaactAGAAGGAATCGAAAGTGGATTGATAAACGCATCAAAAATGAAGCGGGAGGCCCAATCCATATGCCCAAAGAGTGCAGCCCGCCAACTGTTTAGGTAAGCAAGATCAGTACTAATCTGAGAATTTATAGATTCTTTATAGGTGTTCCATTCATGAATTACCAAAACATGTTAGAACCGAATGAAATAATCaggtgtcatgcggaagctagCAAAGCAAACTTCGAAAGACACCGATAAAAAGACGTGCGAGAAATACTTCAAAAGAGACCGACATCCATAAAAGGAAATGAGCAGTCTACTATATTAAAGAGAGTACAAAATGTTAAGAGAGACAACCACATACAATTCACTCAGAATAAAAAGAGGCTTACACAAGTGATACCGCAACACTTATGTCTCACAAATTCTCCTCCCAAACAATACTCTCAAACACCTAGAACTACATTGTGAATGctactaaactaaaaaaaaaggaatCTCTATAGAATTTATAATCTTTTCCTACAAGAAAAAgaattagccaaatatggagaattcatattttcttttatttaaaagaaaactcAATTATGGTTAGAAAATTAAAGACAAATAGCAAGAAAGCATGGGATGCAAATTCTTGCCCACTATATAGCTGTCTTGCAAGTGCATGctaattctttttctatttctagccAATAATTCAATGAGCACATCCTGTATTGGTACAAATGCTTCACCTTTTCCACGTCAAGTTTTGTGGTTCAACAATCTCCATACTGTAAGTAGCCAAactaaagatttatgttatagACCGAACGGGAAAGCCAACCAAAAGACTAGTCTGGTAGGTGAAAATACCCTTACGACCTATAACTATTACCGATACTCCTTGTCACCAACTAGGGTCACAGTTGACTAACAACAATTTGGCGCTATAGTCACTCTCCTCCGGAAAATGAAGATGTTTGCTCAAAAGGAAGCGGGGAAATAGAGGAAGAATCATTGAACCAAATAATTGTTGATGCTGTTGTACAACTTTGACAGCACAAAAGCTTTGATGCTTGCAAATTATTAGCAATAATAGTGTACGGAGGACATAGATTTGCAACCATTTTAAGTAATATCTTTAACAACAGCTTAGAAATAATTAGAAGTAAAAAGGAGTGGGGGAGGGAGGTTTGGTGGTTGGCTATGTAGCTGTCAATTGTCATTAAAAAAGACAAAGTGTAAAAGTAAAAGGAAGTAAAACAGTATGAAATCCGCCAAATCCTGCAAAACATGTACTTGTGAAAAGCACAAGACGTCTACAGAGGTAAATTTACAACCCATCCCAAGTATTCTTCTTTGTAATCGAGGGCCAATATTGGTGTGGTGGGGGTTCATTGGGTAAAACATGATGGTTACTTTTACCATCAGTTATAGCTTTTGAAATGATGCTAAGTGCGTGATCTGAACAAACACCATGTGCTCTAGCTTTACTGAAATGATGCTAAGTGCGTGATCTGAACAAACACCATGTGCTCTAGCTTTACTGGTTAAGACATGCCCGTAGTTTCAAGCAACGTTATATTGGAAAGTTCCTGGTGACTTCACAAAAGCAATATTATCACTAGTGAATAGTGGTGCCAGGTGACTCGTAGTTGGCACATGCAGTTCCCACAGTTTGTTAATCTTGCAAAATACTTTGATAAAGATCCTTCTTGGAAAGTGCATGGGCCACCAGTATGCCATTCTTTTATTGTGTGTTTGTCCCAACATACACATGACCAAAAGCCAGCCTAGCCTCTTCACAAAGCTAGTCAGCACTCATCAATAGAACCCCTTTTAAATTACACTTTCATCCCTAAAATACAACAATCTTCATAACATAATACCCCACCTACACACCTTTTCTCCATAAGGCCGTAATCTTAGGTGAGGGTCCATAATTTTCACTTGACAAATCAATTCAAATTAACAAATATTAAATGCTATGTAGTCTCCAATGTTTCCCATCACAAGAAAATTCAGTGTTTCTTAACCCAACTTGGTTTATTCAACATGGCATCTTCACCAATTCTATATACCAAACAAATCTAATTAGATAAGCACAAAATCTTCATGCTGAATCACCTAGTTAGTGGCGATAATAACGCTATTAAATGGACTTTTCATATGACTAAAAACATTACTATATAGTAATTACATCATTGATGACCGAAGATTGACAAAGAAATTAGCACTTGCtataataatagaataaatacAAGATGAAAAGAACTAGTCTAAGAAGACCATCTTCTATTTACCTTCTGATTACAATTACAATGAAGGATATAAGAGTGACAAACTTTTCAGTCACAAAGAAGAAGTCTCTCTTTTTGACTCTTTCACACTATAATAATAGATAACTCAATACAAACTTTGGTCTAATGCTAAATAAGAACCCTAATTACTCCGAAAGGAAAGCGCAAAATCTTTTGACTTATCTCTCCTATTCGGGTTAAACTACGAGTATTATTTTTCCGATATCAAATGAACAAGACTCATTCATCACCTAATAAACATATTCACAAACAGGATTTGAATGGTTTTTGGAAAATATTAACTCATGATGACTCTCTTTTTATCACTCTATATATACAAAACTAGAACGAATTCGTTTTGGTAACTCACCTCATCCCAAAAATCTCACATTTTTATTGACTTTGGTTTTTTTTTCGCTTGTTAGGATTTTACCTAAGCTACAGCAGAGACGCTGCTGCGGCAATTGAAGCCTTCAATCCTCACAGCCGCTGGCTTGATCCCGAACTTCATCGGGGAGCAGCCTCCTCCGCTCTTACGAGCGGATGCGGAGGGTTGTGGTGGAGAAGGTGCTGCAGATGTAGCTGCTCCTTCTGGAATTGCTAGTATAGGAACAAAATTGTTGTTGCTGAACTGGGAATCCTGAATCAGGGGATTCGAAGCCCTGCTGGGTGGAGACCCGAAAAAGAAAGGTGGAGATGAAGCCATATCAAAATTGGGCGTCTCCACATCATAATTTCCCTGTTTACAGGGGAAAAAAAATATCGAAATTTGTCAGATCACAAACTAAATAATTTGCATATAAATTCTACAAATCAATAAGGTGTGTTCTAATGAAAATCAAAAAGCAAAAATTTTACCTTGGAGAGGATGATATCCAGAAGTTCAGTTCCGGCTTTCAAATCGCAAGCCTCCGGTTGCTGATTACTGCAAAATCCAAAAAGATAAACATTAGAACCAATTAACACTAGGGGTAAAAAAAAGGGGAACAAAGAGAAATCAAGAgcgcgtttggccatgaaaattgtaaagttgtttttgaatttttgcaaGTAATTTAGAGTGAAAAAAGACAGAGGTCTGCAGTTTTTCAGATTcctgaaaattccaaaattcaacTTAATTTTATGGACAAACGCCTCATAAATCACCGGACAAAGAAAAGGTAAATGAACATACTTGATTTGCAGGAACCGAGAAGAAGGTTTGATAGGTTCATCAGCAGCATAAACATAAGAAGAATTGCAGATCCCGCTCCGGCGAGGTTTGGGGCAAACAAGACCACCAGACACAGATATATCTCCTCGTCTCATCTCTCCAACACCAACACAAAAGGCACTTTGTTGATAACCACAcctattcattttctttttccttttttttttttttggttttgcaaAACAGATCTAAAAACCTGAAGCAACAAAGAAGATCAAAAAACACTTTTGAGATATGTAGGAGTATATCTATGAGCAAATATATTCGTGTTTATATATACGTTTGATATTACTAAATATAAAggtataataaaaataagatcATGTAGCAATACAGGGATATGTAATtatggaaaaataataataataataataataataataataggattAGTTAGACAGAGAAAAGGCGGACAGTTACCTTGGTGGGTAGGGAACTGATGGCGCCTGTGAAAAGGAGAAAATGGAGGAGAGAGAtttttggagagaaaaagatgatgagggaagagagagagagagaggagctAAGGGAACGGGAACACACCATTCATACTGGTGCAGCACGATAGagacattaaaaataaaaaaaattgcgtTATTTTTCTTAAGTACGAGTTTTTTATTTGACTTTAAATATGTCGGCCCGGTCAtgaaaatcatttattttttttgaattgaaattgaagttatgTTTGgctatgaatataaattaaagttgtttttgaaattttatgagagaagtatgagtaaacaattaaaacttattttcactttttcaaatataatttcagaATTGTATGTGAAATTCTTAAGGACAAACACCACAGTTTTCACCTTTTTtagtgaaattaaataattttttttaaaaaaataaaaaattactcatGATCAAACGATTACGTAGTCGGCTTCCATAAAAGATACTAGTAAATTCAGATTAATTGAATGCCAGAGAAAGATTGTGAAGTGGTGATTacttttcattattgtttttaactagaagttttttatttgaatttaaatatataatcgATTTTGATAGAAAATGATAGCAAATTCAGATTAAATGGACCAACTGTTGAAATGTTAACTACTCCTCAATTATTGTTCTTAAATCTTAACTAGAAGTTTTTTATTTGACTTTGAATATATAGTCAGCTTTGATAGAAAGTGATAGCAAATTCAGATTAAttgaatttcaaataaaaattgtgaaatgaTAACTATTTCTCTGTTATTGTTCTTAActagaaattttttatttgggtttGAATATGTAGTCGGTTTTTCATAGAACATGCTAGCAAATTCAGATTAATTGGATCTCAAAGTGAGTATTGGACATGTGGTgagaaaccaaaagaaaaaaaaaccgtGGATAATCATTGTTGCTTATTCAAAATTACAAATAATTCCCTTGTTTTATATTAACCGACTCTAGTTGATATAACGTAGTAGAAGTTTCTGATTTAAGTTTTAATATGTACTCTGCCTTTGATAACAAATGCTAGCAAATTCAGATTAATCAAATCCAAAAGTAGATATTGGACACGAGGTGAGAAAAAAAACGTGGATAATCATCAACAATGCTGATACAAAATTTCAAATACTCCCCCCATTCCATATTAGCCGACTCCTATTGATCTAACACGGTCTTTAAGGTCTTAACTAgatatgtattttacttaattaatcttgttactaATGTCTTGAAACTAAGATATTCTTGATTTGAGTTTTAAATATGTAGTCGGCTTTGAGAGGAAATGCTAACAAATTTAGATTAACTGGATTCTAGAGAAAGATTATGAAATGGTAACTACTCTTCTGTTATTGTTCTTAACTAGAAGTTTAAAATTTGAGTTTGAATATGTAGTCGGCTTTGATAGGAAATACTAGCAAATTCATATTAATCGGATCCTAAAGTGGGTACGTGGATAATCATATACATTGTTGATTCAGATACTCTCCTTTTTAATATTAACTGACTGTTGTTGATATGACGTAATAGAAGTTTCTGATTTAATTTTGAATCTATATTCTGCCTTTGATAGCAAATACTAGCAAATTCAGATTAATCGGATCCTAGAATAAATATTGGACGAGAggtgagaaacaaaaaaaaaacgtGGATAATCATCAACAATATTGATTCAAAATTTCAAGTACTACCCCCTTTTCATATTAATTGGTTTCTATTGGTCTAACACAACTTTTAAAAagtcttatatgtattttttactgaATAAATCTTATTAATAATGTCACAAAAACTTTCAATTTTACAATTAATACTACTATTCTTCATATAACTAATTGTGGACTTCATAAGCATGTGCTATGTGGTGAAGAAATTATGCCTGTTTGCAAGAGTTGAAATTGGATGATGTCACATTATGTGAAGAAACTTTATCCAAGTTGATAAGTGCGTGCCCTAATATTAGAGAATTGAGTTTGGTGGAATGCTGGAGGATAAGCGTTATCGTACATGGATATTGATGTAAACATGGATATTCGTGCTTGTACAATGTTGCGGGAATTTCACTTGGATTGTTGGAAATTTCCTGAGGGTCTTGATCCTGAAGATTTCTGTTTGAATTTTCCTCATCTTGAAACGTTGTTACTTGGCCCTTACCAGACATTAAAGCCTATCAAAATTTCAGGTCCGGAAAACTACAGTTTCGGCTTCTAAATCATCTTCTTTTCAATATATGGGTACAACATTTCAACCATATTTAGCTCCAACTGATGCTTCAAAGAATTTAGAGAGCAGCAATCTGGTATTGGTTCCTAAAATTGATGAGGTGAATAGAGATTGGTTCCACAAACTGAGAAGTCATCTTGAGAATTTTAGCAACTATGATGCAACATTGGACTTACGCCTACGTGATGAGGTACATGCTGAAATACATCATATGGCATACAATAGATCCAGTTTTTAATGCATCGGATTGTcctcttccttttcttttatatTGATGAATCATCTTCTTACTATGCATGAAAGAGGAAGACAAGTCCACGCGAACATCCAAGGAGCAAGCCAGGTGGTCGAGTTCCATCACAGCCGTTACATCATATCAAATATCAACAGGAATATTTGATGAGATATATAATTGATAACTTACTTTGGATGTCTCATCCAAACACATTGACTCTATCAGTACCGACTAGTTTTGCTGCTCCACTTGCGCAGGTAAGCTTCCTTCATTTTGCGTTCAATTTATGTGAAACTATTTCAATCTCTTATTAGTCCGTCCAAAGAAAATAATTGGATTTTGGAACAGGAAGTAAGCAAACAGTTGtatggtggacagagttacctgatacctttgctggtgggaggtggcaagAGTTAGCTGATACCTGTTGCTGGTGGAAGGTGGCAGGTATCCCCTGGAATTAGTCAGGGCGCGCAGAAACTGGCCCGGACATAGTGTTTATTAACTATCTCTGTAGTTTACTCTGGTATACTTCAAGTTGTGCCTTTGTATTGTTCTTTCTAGGAAtgataaataaatagatatgcTGACCTGAAGAACAACAGATTCCTACATTCGTAATTCCCAATAAAAGTGACTTTTCTTTGATCTCTCTTCAGTCTCGATGATTACAATTAACTTGGTTTATATTCAGAAGCGGGTGAGATCCCTGTAATACTCTCTTATTTATGAAAAGGGTTGATAAGTTCAATTGCATTTCTCCGTAATTGGCATGGAAATACAGATGCCTGAATTTGTTCAATCATCAGAAAATCTGGTAGAGATATAGAGGCTACTGATAAGTATCCAACTTGTCTTCTAACTTCTTAACGAAAGGGTGACTCTGCAATTGATTTTGTCGTAATATGGTGAGTTGCATATTTACAAACGcacaactaaaaaagaaaaacatgaaagaCGATACACTGAGTTATACTTACCAAAAGGTCCAAAGCTGAAGATCTATCCATAAGGGGCGGTCTTGATTTTTGACCCTACTTAATAAATTTTTGCTTAAGTCGGACGTTCATGACTTTTCGAGATAACAAGTCTGCATAATTGACCAAAAGTTCTATTTTATGGCAAAAGTTAGAACTTAGATATGTTGCCATAAGATAGATGTATAAATAAGACGTTCATGACATTTCAAGACAGTGAACCTGCTCAATTGAACAAAAGTTATGCCTTACAACAAAATATAGAACTTATGGTTGTTGCTTGTTGGACATGAGTTCTAACTTTTGCACATGAGACATATATTCAGGACTTTTTAAGATAATAAACTTGTTAAAATTGATCACATGTTCCACCTCACATATGTTAGAACTTATTTAGTGGGAATAAAATTCAAGAACACACACTTTGGGGGACAAAAGCGTGCACTTAGTTCCTGTTATGCACCTCCGAGGAAGACTAAAGAAGTTAGTGATGAAAAGGATACGTTGACACAGCTCATTTTCGTATTTACTTGGTAATTCAATAGATAGGCCACTCTCTTTAGGTTTGTGTAATTTCTTTGCTTTTACTGTATGAATTTTGGTCCACACTTAGCACTGGTCAAGAGCTGTATTAATTATTCATACGATCTTTTTGATTGTCCTCTTCTCTTCAATTATATTAAGGTTTTTGTATAAGAAAGCAACATCTCTCCTGTTAACAATAAGTATATGTAAAGATAAATGGTACAGTATTAAACATTCTCTTTAATAAGTTAATGTGTTTCCCTATGAAAATAGATTAGAAGAGAAATATAGAAACGGGGGACAGTTACCTAGGCGGTAAAATATAGAGGAGTTAAAGAAGGGTAAATTATCATTCTTCCATATAGCTATATCGAACTAATATTAGATAAAAGTGCTGCTAAATAATTCATTCAGCTCATGTGATGTTTACAGAAACTTATAGATATTACAGGTCTACaatttagtagtactactactaatATATATTACAAGAATTTATCTTGGAAAATTTACTGGAGGTTCAAGGCTACCGACAAGTATCCCGAGATCAATGTCTTTGTCTTCAAACTTTTTAATGAAAGGATGACTctgaaattgatattgttgaaatgTGGTGAGTTGAATACTTACAGACAGcaactaaaagaaaaacatgaaatatGATGCACCGAGTTATACTTACCAAAAGGTCCAAAGCTGAAGATCTATCCCTGGGATCCTTTTGAATGCTGTATTAATAAAGCAATGCAGTTAGCTTGAGAAACAACAATCAAAATTTCTAGCCAAAACAGATTTTCCTCAAATCAGGCAACAAACATGTTGTGAATAGATAATGAGGAAACGAACAGTAGTTTTTTCTTGATAATTTAATTTAGGGTGAACAATTTAGCCGGATGCCAAATTCAAAAACAATGAAGTAGGCCACCTTAATTCAAAACTCCAACACCAACTTGCTTGGTGAGCGCTATTTGAAGTCTTAGCACATAAACAAAAGAAACTGTATCCTTACCAAGCAGAAACAAATGAACAGAATTCTGGGGAAAATTGATCTGCTGGAGCAGAAGGTGGTGGACTGCTAACAATAGCCTCCAAAAGCTCATAAAAGCTCGGCCTAGCTTGCTGGTCCTCTGACTGTATGTATGGGAAACGTCCTATTGCACATTCAAGGAT carries:
- the LOC107864772 gene encoding uncharacterized protein LOC107864772; this encodes MDSCPNFSLGLSQLDIPVGFVPGTFHFEESDFAENRSKHRNDPTTMKKLKEATTSKSEKSTSKTGMKYHIDKIPEHSLHILSLCNCGFAGDIKSYFGEDVLGTFRYTLFGIFLDLPQCNWIGKISKCLLMLEIQQDIKDEIHVCVQGKILKFTMLEFAIITGLKCTSDIDEFMYTSSSKSPLMLKYFPESGGGITRSKLITRVKMGNFENSEDALNLTILYFIHTFMLSQHKEAPISVAHFQMVECSFKNLQPTNKEVRTLDLFFFENFVVFDPISAASTSVAAKIQTAGDEDQSRVVTRDDDYDDFTTGPTQKFLRNAHLAKPVSTEQPFKRRKTVILQKVSPVATDGQKSTSSHSVCRVSEIGVSPEREQLKSVPSSSSMPEGTSKSNLNVEQIKSYIKTYIAELKTLISNIPTEVVKALKKEENKESLEEKIVHQQEGAEEESKINDSVHKIDLSHEDEYTSPIIHITNDEPTVLEPLETEIQDCVHVHTECPTIVEDEHMNDQEEGHEEELKNTHITEMKDIL
- the LOC107862163 gene encoding uncharacterized protein LOC107862163, yielding MNRCGYQQSAFCVGVGEMRRGDISVSGGLVCPKPRRSGICNSSYVYAADEPIKPSSRFLQINNQQPEACDLKAGTELLDIILSKGNYDVETPNFDMASSPPFFFGSPPSRASNPLIQDSQFSNNNFVPILAIPEGAATSAAPSPPQPSASARKSGGGCSPMKFGIKPAAVRIEGFNCRSSVSAVA
- the LOC107865873 gene encoding uncharacterized protein LOC107865873; the encoded protein is MDIDVNMDIRACTMLREFHLDCWKFPEGLDPEDFCLNFPHLETLLLGPYQTLKPIKISAPTDASKNLESSNLVLVPKIDEVNRDWFHKLRSHLENFSNYDATLDLRLRDERKTSPREHPRSKPGGRVPSQPLHHIKYQQEYLMRYIIDNLLWMSHPNTLTLSVPTSFAAPLAQEVSKQLYGGQSYLIPLLVGGGKS